The sequence AcacagaaataagaaaaggCAGCTTCATTCTGATCATTCCTACTACCTGAAGTCTCTGTACAGTGAAGACATAAGGATGACAACTGCAGAGAGTTTACAGGTTTGTTAAAACAGTTTGATTCATTTGTGATTGCATGAGTTTCAGGAGATTTTATAATATGTTCACCATAATAAATTCCTTCTACATCTTCAAGGAAAGCTCAACATTCAGCTTTCAGATCATCTACTATCTTCTCTTTCTAAAAGTGGCACTGTGGATTAACTTTGCCTGGATGCTGTCACACCTCCACCATGTTTTCTCCTGCCAATGACTCTTTGGTTGTATTCAGAGCCAATGCAAACTGCTCTGAACTGGGCCAAGAGGCGTCTGAGTTGTCAAACTGCTTAAGATATCAATCAGGCTAAACTGTGTACATATgtagaattaaaaaataatgaatgcaTTCCCATTTATTTCTACTGTACAGCACCACATTGTACCTCACAATTTACTATATAGCTCTTTTTAAGtaattaagaataaaatataaactatgtTATAACCAGAGGATGTAGTGTCTTGTGTTTACTATACAAACTCACAGACAAGACAGCAACAACTTTTGGCTCCATCCATTTTATTGAATGTATAGACTTTCAAACAAACTTGTACAAATCGCAAAACAGCTTTTGGtaatacttttgttttcttatcaTCAAGGAAATAAACTGAGTGAATTAAACGTAAACAATCTGAACATAAATGTACAACTgaataagaaaacattaaagcaaaTCAAATgagaaacaataacaaaaaagagGCAACTGTTTTTCAGAAATTTCCAGCTGCATCTGTGAGCAGCAGACTGAATCTGAAACACTAACCAGACCTACCGCTGGTCAGTGTGACTGTGGTACCTCAGAATAGTAAAATATGCCACACCTAATACTGGCAATGTGATACAACCTCCATTGTGATTTATTTGGAAATTTATACCATGGGATGTGCACTACTTTACACTGTAGTGCTGTATTTATACACCAGGTGGCATCACAACCTTAAACAGCGATGCCAAAACCGCCTGGATCTTCCACCCACTCCCAGCTCCACCAGTTTTCACACCCTGTACCTCAACAGATCGGGTGATATGAGCGAAAGAAAACTGGTATttcaaaacaaatctaaaaaaaaaaaaaaaactttctgcaGGATGCCATATATACACTGAACACTAACTATTATCTGTAATTTTGTTTGTGAGGCTTTCTGTTACATGAAAATAACAAGTTAGACCCTGCCAGAACTGTAGCCActggttttacattttgtttcttCTACTTACAaagatttacattttcaaaatacAATCCTGTAAACATACATATTTGCCTGCACTACAATCCACAACAGTCTCATTCAAATTAGTGTAATCAAAACCCCAGCTATCCTTAAAACACAACCAGATGATTAGTACAGGTGAAATTAATTTGAGaataacagaggaaaaaaaaaaggttaatacCAGCTTTGTTTCAGAACcagcatgtttttgtgtggGAGTAGAGTCGAGGCACAGGGAGGCATAACAGAGTGGAGAATTTTAAGCCTAGATGATATCATGTTTGGGTAAATCGTGACCACAGCCAGAGCTGTCTGATTTAGCCTTATACTTCATTCAAGCTGGTCTGTTCACATTCATTGCAACAAATAGGGAggttaaatacagaaaatgcaTGTGCACAAGACCAACAAAGGGCACTGCACACACTGTGATGAGTTTAACATGTTAAACTGGAACATGATAAATGTTATTAATGTCTGTGAATTTTGCTCAGCTCTGAAACCACAGTCTAAAGTAAAACACATGGGAAAGATGCTCTGTATTTTCAGAGGTCAAGGCAAAAATAATCTCATCTTATTTTTTCTGAAGCACTGAAAATGTTTCCTGTTACTTGGTCATATTGCCTCTCTACAAAGAGAAGGCATCATCTTACACAACACACAACCTCAAACAAATTTGAAATAGAATTGGAAGTAAAACCACCAAATTTATTGTTTGTTAATTATATCAAAAACTCCAACTaacaggcaaaaagaaaaaaaaaaagattggtcACAGCAAAtctatgtacacacacacattaagaaAAGAGCTGTCAGTGGAGTTGACGAGGGGCTGGGTGAGTGGGAGGAGAAAGATTTGGGCAACAAGATAAGCCCCTTATCTTCACTCTACAGGGGGTGTTACAGGGGTTGCCATGATGGCACACCAGGGATGGACAAGATGAGAAGGTGGGGGAGAGCTGCAGTTGAGTGTTCACCTCTTCTTGGGAGCTTGGGTGGTGCGAGGTGGGGTGACAGGTCGACCAGAGTTTACACCACCATACTGGTACTTAGCCTTCTTCTCTGAAGGCTTTAGGATCTTGaggacagaaaagcagaaacagatAAAAGATACCTGAGTGACTGTTTCTGAAAATATGACTTCTCTCTGTGGTTTTCAGGTTACCTGGAAAGAGCACATGAGCGATTCGTCAACACTCATCATGCCGCCCGCATTATCAAACTCCCCGCAGTAGTTTGGAGCAGAGAAAAGTGTGACCAGTTGGCGTTTGGCAAAGAACTCGTATCCATCCTCCACAACCTGTTCAAATACACACATTAACTCCAACGCCCGATCAATACCAAGAAACACATCTCCAGCTAGTTTCAGAAACCAACTTTGCTGTGAAGGTTGGTTGTACGAAACACCTACATCTGAATCAATATGAAGCACAGAACTGAAATAGCTGTGGCTAACCTAACAACTCCTGCGTATGAAGTGCTTTGTCATGCTTTAATACAATTTTAATacagcaaaaaagaaataaaaagtaacttTATACTGGTATGTGTAGCAGAAAAGGACAAAGATGAATGAAAGGAGGAAATTGGGAGATACACAGCTGCTAATATGTGGTTTAGTTCTGGGTCCTCCTTAATCAACAATTGTTCCGAACAGATTTGTACATTTTCACGCAAAGTGTGGAATTTACCATCTTGTACTTCGAACTGTTCTTCGATGTCAGAACTGATCATGGTTCTAGTGCTAGAGCGGAGAAACTGCTCTATTTCGTTAATTAATAATTTACGCCAATGAGATGAAATGAGAGACAGGTTGAACCATTCAAAATCAGATCAAAGCGTAGTGTTTCGATGACGCTGGGAATATGTGTGTTAAGTAACAACAGATTAAGTCTCCACCTCTACAAAACGTGTAAAACCAACCGAGGTTAACCAAAGAGCTTCACAGGATAAAAATACAACATCCAAAGGTGGAAGTTCTGTtggtttctgtcctcctccagctgcagcgtttatttattctttcttagTCTAACTCTTTTTTTATGCAGTGTATTGTTTCCAGAGgattgttaaatatttattaagagGGTTAAGAGATAGGcgtcatccttgatagcacaCTGTCATTCCACTCTCATACTGCCCATTTCCACCTTGGCAACCTCAACTGCCTCCGCTCCACCCTCACCATCCACTCTGCCTCCATACTTCTccacagtcttgtcacctcccgcAATGATTGCCTTAACTtccttctctttggtctcccccAGAAGTCCCTCCATAAACTCCAACTGGTCCATAACCATGCAGCCCGCTGCCTGATGCATCCCATCACATCTCCCCTATCCCACAACAGCACCACTGGCTCCCAGTTACCCAAAGAATAAACTACAAACTGATCATGTTTACCTTTAAGGTCATCCAAAACCTCGCCCCTCCATATATCTCTGATCTGGTCTCCAGCCCATTCCCtaagatcctcctcctccatccacctcactgTGGCCTCTGCCTGCCTcagcaccatggggagcagagcttttcACTCCTTACCACCAGACATCCGTAATTTTGACTCTCTCCCCATCTTCAAATCCAGATTCAAGACTCATCTGTTCAAGCTTGCCTACTTACTTTAAGtccatctactctgtcctccatttcttattttatactgaatttattctgttttatcttCTTGTTGTACAGTGCCCGTGAGTTttttgaaaggttttttttttaaataaaatgtattattatttttacaatgcttcaatttttaaattaatgttaacTGAGCTTGAATGAGTGAACTAAACAGATGTCTGGCTGGCTTCAAACTCAGTAGAAATTAATTCTTTCCTTCTCTCCATCACTCCGGTGAGAAACACAGGCGATTTCCATGTGACTTCTAAAGGGACGTGTTGTTCCTATATATGGCTAAAAgagggcatttttttttttaaaaattaaaataaacggGCAGGAGCAGGTGATTTAGAACGTAGGGGATTTATCAAAAGCAATGTACATACGCCTGGCCTTAAATACAAATTGTACTTAAattttctatatttaatttgttctaTGAACAACTGATAAATGAGAGCCCTAGTGTCTACATTTTCTCATCAGAAAcgaaaaataaagaacaaaaacaagataacaaataaatacaaagtaGGGTCAGATTGTCAACCCTGTGTTAGATATTGAGGCTCACCAACTCTGTTCCAGTCTTAATTTACCTGGTGGGCTCTGCAGATGAGGTCCAGGTCATGGCGGTTTAGAAACTTACTGACCACATCTGCCCCAAAGGTGAAGGAGACCCCACGGTCATTCTCTCCCCAGCCTTGTACATCTTTATCTGGATCTGACCACAACAAGTCACACAGAAGGCCTGGCAGGAACACAGGAAAAGGAGACATGGAGATAAAAACCCTTCAAGCAGGAAAGTATTGAAAAGAGGGCATAAACAGAGGATGGAGCGATGTCCATCCAGTCGACTTTGTGAAGTAACACAGAAAATCCTCTAATTCCAGTCACTCAGGAAGAGAAAgactgtttttttccatttcaacaTAAACTTAAATTCCTGGGAGAGATCCAGAGGAAGTGAGCATGTTCAGGATCAAGAATGAACATTCACCAGAGTCCATAAAGACTTAAATAGTACCTGTATCAGGCACATCTGTTGGCCTCATGATCCTGCGGATCTGCTCCATTGACTGCAAATCAGGTGAAAGccctgaaacaaaaaaaaaaaaatgaaagaaactgatTTTAACTGGAGATGCTGTAAATATATTctaaacaacaatataaaaaaaaaagtcacaggtTAGATTTTGGACAAGGGAACGAGTGCAAACCCACCTCCATGGCAACAGAAGATCTTCTCATCAATGATAGCAGCGATGGGCAGGCAGTTAAAGCAGTCAGTGAAGGTTTTCCATAACTTAATATTGAATCTGCGCTTGCctggaaataaacacacacagtttcagACCCAAACTGTTTGCGTGCACAGCCTGAGTTAATTTCTACTTACACTCATCGTAGAACCCATAGATCCGGTTGATTGAAGCACACTCATGGTTGCCCctgagcagaaaaaaattctCTGGGTACTTGATCTTGTAGGCCAGTAGAAGACAGATGGTTTCCAGGGACTGTTTCCCTCTGTCCACATAATCACCCAGGAAAAGATAGTTTGCCTCTGGAGGGAAGCCACCATACTCAAACAACCTCAGTAAATCTGTGTACTGCCCATGAATATCACCTAAGAAGACAATGAAGCAAAGGGGAAATAAGTGAAGACAATGTGTTTGTTTGACAATTTGTAAGTTTGATAATTAGAGTGATGCCACCAGGTGATGACAGTAAACCACATTCTTATGCAAAGACACCAGCTTCTATCTCTCTGAAGCCGTTTCGATTAATGGATTATTACGAGATAAAGCTGATAAAGATGTATGACTGTCACACTAACAGCAAGCAAAAGTAtccacatacaaaaacaaactgccAGCAGATCAATGCCATGGCCTGTGGGAAATGAATTAACCAGGGAGAGAACACTCACATTTCAGGttaatcataaaaaatatgaagCACTTACATaaaccccacacacacacatccacacaaactaACTTTAATTTTAACACTCTCCCAGGATGTAGGGTCAACCTTTTCTATATTTGACATCAGTCAGGCAGAGATGAGCCAAAGCTGCTCTCACCAAAGCACACGATCTCTGCAGTGGAGTCTCGCATGATCACCCAGCCAAGACCTGCTTCCTTTTATATCATCTTGCACCAACTTAAGAGTTACTCTAATTTGGGTTAAGTGCTCCAGACATAGAGGACTGAAGAGAGTCCTACCAGAGCAGGACAATAACAGCAGGTTTTACTGTGACCAAAAAGGAAAGTAAATTTATGTGCCACACTCTTTTTATGGCAAGGCTTTATTACAAGGTGGCaccaaatacaaattaaaatgaagatgCCTTGTTAAGCTCACCAGCCTGAAACTAAAATGACCAGGAAATAGACTGCTTTATATTCAGACCATGAAACCGGTTGGTATCCCATGCACCAAAACCACGACTGGCACCAAAACCTAGGTGGCTGTAGGCCTACTCTTATTTTTGTATGCATGCTAggataaaaagaacattttagggCAAAATAAATGACTTAAGTGATAGTTCTGAATGTCTAAGTCTAGATCTGTGTCATACTCTGTGCTCCTGATGTCCTTGGCCAGCTTGTTTGGCTATCatctatgtttttcttttctttctatcgttaaaaacaacatataaacaaactgGTCACGCAGCCCCGGGTTCCCATCCCGTTGTCTCGCAAGTACTAGTAATGGCAATGACTTTGCAATCCTTCACATTAATCATACATTAACAAAACTTTACCGAAGCCAGTACTAATGCTCTGGCATCTTAATCCAGGTCACAAGCTGTCAGCGTGAAACCAGGAAAGCTTTTAAAATGCCTAAATTATTTCTCTATTATATATCTCAAAACATATTTTGAGCTTTAACTTCATAAAAGAGTGATGAAGTTACCAGTAATCAGTTTGTGGCAATAACAAAGTTAGTCAATGCTTCATTATCTAATCACGGGGTATTAGTTCATTTaagtttcttttatatttcacttaCTAAAGATGTAACAACCTTGACAAATGCTTAAATTTCTAAATGCTacgtttaaaaaaatctaaagaaaaatgCTAACTTTTGACCAAaggatttttgttgttgttgtttggcattAATAATTTAGTCCGTTTCTGTAAGGTGATAACTGTTTGAGAGGAGCAACACAGAAGGTATGGGATTACTGTAAGTATCAACGCAAAACTCAGAAAGCAGGAACAATGCTGGTCTTAGGTCGGTGTCATAAATGGGCAATATCAATTAAGCCAGTGCAAAATAACAAGGTATTTACACAGCTCTGCAATTATCCTAATCACCACATGTGGAACATAAATGGATATTTATACTTTAAGCCTAGCATTAGAGCACAAACAGTCTAGGAAACCATCAGCTGTAGTTAAACACAGCTGATGTGAGAGCAATGGCTGATATTACTGAGTTTCCAGTGTAGCTAACAGACATCCAGGTCACAAATTGACTTCATGTTCTGAGGACTTATACAGTTTGAGTGCagatacatttttaaacattctcataattttttttatggttttgagAAACTTCTAATTCTGTACATATATGCAACAAAATTTTCTTCAAATGCAAATggtaaatacaaacaaaaatcataAGGTTTCTGATTAAAATATCTTTCTCttgataaatacaaacatctaCAGAAAACAGCTTACAGATAATTAAAGCAGTGGCTGTGTGCTGTAGTGCTGTTATTACTTTTTTTGGTAAAATAATTTATGTTATTGAATATGGCTATGGCGCAGCAGATTTCTAAatgtctaaaagaagaaaacactaTGAGGCAACAAGGTTATTACTCATAGTCGCAATAAGGTATATTTGTTgtaattaacattaaaaaatatagcCTTGGGGATCCACAAAAAGATGTACATGacaaatttatattaaaaaaatgtaagtgTAAATAAGTTAGGTTTAAGTTAAATTGGTTGTAGTGGGAGCTTtaagtttttatatattaagaTGTCACCCTAGATATCAGACATCTCCTTCCTCTGAAATATGTCTGGCTCTGTCAGAGCTCACATGGTCCTCACAGAGTAAATGTTTACTTCTTTTCTGTTGCATTATGTAGAAAGTGATGGGTTCACTTGTCTTAGAGAAGCCGGTTATTGTCACATCAAGCAGTGACTGATATGTTCTGTGATGCAACAGTGACAATGGTAAATACATAACAGAATTCTTTACTCAAGAAAATAAGGGacttttaaagtaaagaaaatgctTCAAACAGCCAGGAGGACTGATTCTGTAGTGAATCTTTTTATTCACAGCAGCAATCAAGAGATCCTTTTATTATCTTTCAGTTGGGGGTCAAAATCCACAAAACATTAGAGATAGAAACTTGTACTGAGAACTAAATGTGAAGCTTACATCAGGCTTGAGCTGAATGAGCTGATCAAACCAAGATGACATTTTGCAGCATCATTACTTTAATAAGATAGTAGTGAAGATAGTGATTATTCAGTTCACACCCTCACAAATTACAGAACACTGAGTTTGGATGATtgtggtcttttttttcctcccagaaAATTCAAATGGTTAAAGGAAGAATTCTGGCATTTCCCAAACCTGGGCCCTGTCTAACTAAATTATAAAGCAGTGGTGATACTGCAGGCATGACCCAAACTGTGCCCCTGGCACCAAGTTTAACATGTGCTGGAGGGTTTGCATAGAACCTGATCCGTGTGGTCTCAGTAAATAATTAAGCACCTTATGCTTAGAAAGCCTGGCATAAGGTTAATGGATTTAAAAGTACCAAAGCAGCCAGGTTAGAAGTTCAACAACAAAGGTTAAAGAAAGACCATGAAATTTCTGACTATAATACATGTGACCACCTCAAACTCCTGCACATTCTAAAGTTAGGTATGCATggaagaatttctttttttttttttttttttaaaaagcctaTTAATATTAATCACAGTGAAGTCAAACAGATGGACGCCATCACTCAGTTGTCAAAAATCAATATGAGCTGGTATGATCAAACTTCTACTTTTCATTTGGACAATTGCAACTTAAAATGCAGGTCACTCCCTCTGGGGCTGATATAGTATTCGACCTATAGTAActattttaaacatgtaaatatgtgtaGGTAGAAACTGGTATAATACAGAagactttttcctgttttcccaagAAAAGGCACATATGAGTTGGCTTAAAGTTGTTTGCAGTGTTACACTGGCAAGAAGAGTCAGGTATGATGGAGTGTACTCAGATATACAGAAGCAAGCTAGAAATACAAGTAATGAAGCTCTCTCTGCTGTTAGTATCAGAAGCACACTTGTGAATGTGGGATTCTTTTGTCTTTAATCTGCCTTCATTATAATGATACATGTGATAATGACATCATTTCTGTATATATGTGCATATATAAATCTATCTTTACTAATACTGGGCAGCTGAGTTGAGAGAGTATTAGAGACGTAATATATGACACaggctgtgtttgtgttacaTAAGAAACTCTGCATCGGAGCAATGGATAGCTGCTCGGGGTTGTGCAGACCAGGCAGTGTTCTGTGCTGCAGAATGGGAGTATTTTATTAAGATAACTGGCTTTTGTTGACAGCTAGAGGAAAATACTTAAATGGTTCTTACTAAATTGATCAGTGGaccacagaaaaagaaacttaaaaaagacCAGCCTTTtccttatttagtttatttgcttttttttaagctcTCATGTGATGAATTGTCCACTTGCAGCGCAGTGTGTCAATTCAAGCAGGGAAAAGCCTTTATTTACAAGAATCTGCCTGCACGTTTAGTTTTAAAGTCAAAAGAACTTTAAATGGAAATATCACAGCAAAGTGTACTAAATGGCATAAAGGGATGAACAACAACGAAAGATGAGAGAGCAACACAAACTAGTAATGAATCACCAATAAGCTTGAGATGGGGCGAAAACAACTAAAGGAAGGGCagaaatagaaaacacaaaccACAAATCTTCAAGGGTGCCTCAAGCTCCAACAGGATGGGCTGGCTGAGGAAGATCTCCCTGGATTTGATGCAAAGGCCCCGAACCTCTGCTTCGGTCATCTGAACTATTTTCCCTGGACGGCATCCTCGCactgaaagtagaaaaaaaaagatgcattcaCTGCTACGAACAACTGTTAACAACGTCAATTCATATGAAACAACAGTAACAACACCTGCATCATAAAGGTAATCAGAATGAGGCCATGATggagcttttgttttgtttttttaatctaatggaaaaaaatacttttagcaACACAAAGCCATCTCACAAGCTGATGAACTGTGGGCGTAGTGATTCTGTAGCTTATAACTGTTCAGCCTCAGCCATACTTTAGAAACCCACGGCTTAGCCTATGAAAGCAGCTTGCATCTTCAGCAGTAGTGTGGGTTTATTGGCTGTGCAGTTCCACTGTGAGCTGAAGCCTACTTTGTGGCATTATGCCACATCTCATATTTATCTTACACCAAAGAAAAGTAAGAATCATGAACACTGACTAGAGTCAGCAGCTGAAATAGAGTCA comes from Melanotaenia boesemani isolate fMelBoe1 chromosome 20, fMelBoe1.pri, whole genome shotgun sequence and encodes:
- the LOC121630853 gene encoding serine/threonine-protein phosphatase PP1-beta catalytic subunit-like, coding for MAEGELNVDSLISRLLEVRGCRPGKIVQMTEAEVRGLCIKSREIFLSQPILLELEAPLKICGDIHGQYTDLLRLFEYGGFPPEANYLFLGDYVDRGKQSLETICLLLAYKIKYPENFFLLRGNHECASINRIYGFYDECKRRFNIKLWKTFTDCFNCLPIAAIIDEKIFCCHGGLSPDLQSMEQIRRIMRPTDVPDTGLLCDLLWSDPDKDVQGWGENDRGVSFTFGADVVSKFLNRHDLDLICRAHQVVEDGYEFFAKRQLVTLFSAPNYCGEFDNAGGMMSVDESLMCSFQILKPSEKKAKYQYGGVNSGRPVTPPRTTQAPKKR